Proteins co-encoded in one Capsicum annuum cultivar UCD-10X-F1 chromosome 9, UCD10Xv1.1, whole genome shotgun sequence genomic window:
- the LOC107841047 gene encoding pectin acetylesterase 8 — translation MLKFIHGFKHLLQHIYFKKMMMASRSLQLFILFVCSLTIITIECSEVEKQNPNLYNITKTVVHSAVSKGAVCLDGSPPAYYFDPGFGDGVDSWIVQISGGAWCVNVTDCIGRTKTQLGSSKYMGEQEFRGIHSKNKSANPDFYNWNKVILAYCDGGSFVGDVEYVDPATNLHFRGKRIFYAILEELLEKGLKNAKNALLAGGSAGGYPAVLYCDSFRDSLPSAARVKCLNDCGYFPHFKNSELEKNWHVRFSGVAELQGAAQSLPKSCTSKMKPELCLYSQNIQQDIKTPLFIFMSAYDNVETKYTFGDYMGGLIDGGKCSASQNQSLIEMRSEFLNALPKGDNPKLRGVFVDSVHHHNSLLRRWIPETAINVNGQLHTEVFADWYFDRKYTYLIDETNELPLTNNARLIWSWKVDNATYNATARVIYNTTL, via the exons ATGCTAAAATTTATTCATGGTTTTAAACATCTTCtgcaacatatatattttaaaaa GATGATGATGGCTTCAAGATCACTTCAACTTTTTATCTTGTTTGTTTGTTCTTTGACCATCATCACAATTGAATGTTCAGAAGTAGAAAAACAAAACCCAAATCTTTATAATATCACGAAAACAGTAGTTCATAGTGCAGTGTCAAAAGGAGCag TGTGCTTGGATGGATCACCTCCAGCATACTATTTTGATCCAGGATTTGGAGATGGAGTTGATAGTTGGATTGTCCAAATTTCT GGAGGAGCATGGTGTGTAAACGTCACAGACTGCATAGGACGTACCAAGACACAACTTGGTTCATCAAAATACATGGGTGAACAAGAATTTCGAGGAATTCACAGCAAAAATAAGAGTGCAAATCCAG ATTTTTACAATTGGAACAAAGTCATTCTTGCATATTGTGATGGTGGATCGTTCGTAGGAGATGTTGAATATGTTGATCCA gcTACCAATCTTCATTTCAGAGGGAAAAGGATTTTTTATGCAATATTAGAGGAGTTGCTAGAAAAGGGATTAAAGAATGCCAAAAAT GCCCTCCTAGCTGGTGGTTCTGCCGGAGGATATCCAGCTGTATTATACTGTGATAGCTTTCGCGATTCATTGCCAAGTGCCGCTCGAGTTAAATGTCTGAATGATTGTGGCTATTTTCCTCATTT CAAGAATTCTGAACTCGAAAAAAATTGGCACGTCAGATTTTCAGGAGTTGCCGAATTACAA GGAGCTGCCCAATCATTACCTAAATCATGCACTTCAAAAATGAAACCAGAATTG TGCCTCTATTCACAGAATATTCAACAAGATATCAAGACAcctctttttattttcatgtcAGCATATGATAATGTTGAG ACAAAATATACCTTTGGAGATTATATGGGTGGCCTGATTGACGGTGGAAAATGCTCAGCAAGTCAGAATCAAAGCCTGATAG AAATGAGGTCAGAATTCTTAAATGCATTACCCAAAGGAGATAATCCAAAATTAAGAGGAGTTTTTGTAGACTCAGTACATCATCATAATAGCCTTCTGCGGAGGTGGATTCCTGAAACTGCCATTAACGTAAATGGCCAG CTTCACACAGAGGTATTTGCTGATTGGTACTTTGATCGAAAATACACCTATTTGATTGATGAAACTAATGAGTTGCCACTCACAAATAATGCTCGACTCATATGGTCATGGAAAGTTGACAATGCAACTTACAATGCAACTGCTCGAGTCATATACAATACAACTCTCTAA